The following are encoded together in the Planococcus antarcticus DSM 14505 genome:
- a CDS encoding LacI family DNA-binding transcriptional regulator has translation MKLEMMKVTVIDIAQKAGVSQSTVSKVLNDYPEISGETRKKVLKAIKELDFYPDLVARSLVLKKSKTIGLVVGDISNPFFSETSKVVISKAREQGIDVIISDTDYRLENLEWALRNMVGRRVDGILVASVNRRDTVTTNLAKKGFPIVLFNRHTDDKGTSFVVTDNELGSWLAVDHLVGLGHEKIDYISGSLHFSTFYQRYKGYMKALQKHGLSNDPRFVFSEKTEKEQIKKFLKDILLLGNKPTSLYAASD, from the coding sequence ATGAAGTTAGAAATGATGAAAGTTACAGTTATCGATATTGCCCAAAAGGCAGGAGTTTCCCAATCAACCGTTTCAAAAGTATTAAATGATTATCCTGAGATTAGTGGAGAAACACGTAAAAAAGTTTTAAAAGCTATAAAAGAATTGGATTTTTATCCAGATTTAGTTGCAAGAAGTTTGGTCTTGAAAAAATCTAAAACAATTGGATTGGTTGTAGGTGATATCTCTAACCCATTCTTCTCAGAAACTTCCAAAGTAGTAATTTCGAAAGCTAGGGAACAAGGAATTGATGTTATTATTTCTGATACAGATTACCGTCTGGAGAATTTAGAGTGGGCTCTACGGAACATGGTGGGGAGAAGAGTAGATGGTATTCTTGTTGCTTCTGTAAATCGAAGGGATACTGTAACGACGAATCTAGCGAAGAAAGGATTTCCAATTGTACTTTTTAATCGCCATACAGACGATAAGGGAACGTCTTTTGTTGTGACTGATAATGAGCTTGGCTCATGGTTGGCAGTAGATCATCTAGTCGGACTTGGGCATGAGAAAATTGACTATATCTCAGGATCACTTCATTTTTCGACGTTTTATCAAAGATATAAAGGATATATGAAAGCGCTTCAAAAACATGGATTATCCAATGATCCTAGGTTTGTTTTTAGTGAAAAAACTGAGAAAGAACAGATAAAGAAGTTTTTAAAAGACATTCTATTATTGGGAAACAAGCCCACCAGTTTATATGCTGCATCTGACTAG
- a CDS encoding substrate-binding domain-containing protein, whose product MNVIDALTEMGLEVPRDFSVIGFDNIDIAANPHINLTTISQNKKKMTELALEKLLHTINEKEDDLPFHLVLKPELIIRSTTKK is encoded by the coding sequence ATGAATGTCATCGATGCACTTACAGAGATGGGTTTGGAAGTGCCAAGAGATTTTTCGGTTATAGGGTTTGATAATATTGATATCGCTGCCAATCCCCATATTAATCTAACAACTATTTCTCAAAACAAGAAAAAAATGACTGAGCTGGCCTTGGAAAAGTTACTTCATACCATTAATGAAAAGGAAGATGATCTTCCTTTTCATTTGGTCCTTAAACCTGAGTTAATAATTCGTTCAACCACAAAAAAATGA
- a CDS encoding ester cyclase, with the protein MGNFSASKKLVLDYFNELEEATTDTVEEILTKYTTANYLWRGVYPFREINNQIDVAREFWQPLKKSLTRMQRRQDIFIAGNNEYGDEEWVMSMGHFMGNFESDWLGIRATGKMINLRYAEFNCIEDGKISQTGLFVDIIGFMQQAGINPLPPDTGSYFVYPGPKNHDGLLFEDADAEKSKKTLNLVNKMINDLSELNETGSMDCPPELLGRAWSENMIWYGPGGIGASYTIPGYQKQHQLPFRNNLKDKKFNGHVCRFSEGNFACFFGWPNLTNTPIGGFLGLPGGEVCADMQVVDVYRREGDKLEENWVLIDIPYWLKQQGVDILERTVNITNPKLK; encoded by the coding sequence ATGGGCAACTTTTCCGCTAGTAAGAAACTCGTATTAGATTATTTTAATGAACTGGAAGAAGCTACTACCGATACTGTGGAAGAAATACTAACAAAATATACAACAGCCAATTATTTGTGGAGAGGAGTTTATCCTTTCCGTGAAATAAATAACCAAATAGATGTGGCGAGAGAGTTTTGGCAACCGTTAAAGAAGAGCTTAACCAGAATGCAAAGGCGGCAGGATATTTTTATTGCAGGGAATAATGAGTACGGCGATGAAGAATGGGTCATGAGTATGGGGCATTTTATGGGGAACTTCGAGTCAGATTGGCTGGGGATTCGCGCGACTGGAAAAATGATCAACTTAAGATATGCGGAATTTAACTGTATTGAAGACGGGAAGATTTCTCAAACTGGTTTGTTTGTTGATATTATTGGATTCATGCAGCAAGCGGGTATTAATCCACTACCACCAGATACTGGAAGTTACTTTGTATACCCTGGACCAAAAAATCATGATGGGCTCCTTTTTGAAGATGCGGATGCAGAGAAAAGCAAAAAGACGCTTAATCTAGTAAATAAGATGATAAATGATCTGTCTGAACTTAATGAAACGGGCTCAATGGATTGTCCGCCGGAGTTATTGGGACGGGCTTGGTCAGAAAATATGATTTGGTATGGGCCAGGGGGCATCGGTGCAAGTTATACCATCCCTGGTTATCAAAAACAGCATCAACTGCCTTTTCGAAACAACCTGAAAGATAAAAAGTTTAATGGTCATGTATGCCGTTTTTCAGAAGGAAACTTTGCCTGCTTTTTTGGTTGGCCAAACTTAACGAACACACCTATTGGTGGGTTCTTAGGATTACCGGGAGGAGAAGTTTGTGCAGATATGCAAGTTGTTGATGTCTATCGTCGGGAAGGGGATAAGCTCGAGGAAAATTGGGTGTTAATTGATATCCCTTATTGGCTAAAACAACAGGGAGTGGATATCTTGGAACGCACAGTTAATATTACCAATCCTAAATTAAAATAA
- a CDS encoding sodium:solute symporter family transporter: MGPIDIMIVVVYMVVLVYMGYRLGKGNKTQEDYFIGGRTVATIPIALSIAATTLSANGFIGGPGYSYTNGLNAFMLNFSIPLVLVVTLVVFLPFFYNLKVTSIYEYIEMRLGSKSRLLIVLGFLVSNIIQIGSFIFIPSLIIQTFTGWSLILIVPIVVAVSILYTLLGGLKAVIWTDAIQMVVLFGGLLVIFIIVIMKLDIGFFEGINVAKDAGKFNPLDFSFDLQLENGFWAALIGGSFLWLKYFATDQTQTQRMIAAKSVREVKKSIAISGIVMNTIYFLFIVLGILLYIFYDGKQFENANDVMITFLAGSIPIGVLGIIIAAVFAAAMSSIDSVLNSVTTVFVKDIYEKYFTKGKEASLRVSKVFTFIFGLLLIGFTLMAFGDTTASILAVIGSYLSYFSGAMIAMFVLAMFTKKAGDIGVAIGFVLGIALTIFFGKLEIANWLWNYPVGFLLTTSIGYVASMLINEKHAVNYDEFTFKGQRNKLIAEGRTTDEDGVSILPGTIDKYAYILLGFFAIQTLVLVVLQFI, from the coding sequence CAATCCCCATTGCGTTGTCAATTGCAGCAACGACGTTAAGTGCGAATGGATTTATCGGCGGTCCCGGCTATTCTTATACTAATGGGTTAAACGCATTCATGTTGAATTTCAGTATCCCTTTAGTTCTTGTCGTCACATTAGTGGTGTTCTTGCCGTTTTTCTATAATTTGAAAGTGACATCTATCTATGAATATATAGAAATGCGGCTTGGCAGTAAAAGTAGATTATTGATCGTTTTAGGATTTCTGGTTTCTAATATTATCCAAATCGGTTCGTTTATATTTATCCCTTCTTTAATCATTCAGACATTTACAGGTTGGTCATTAATACTTATCGTACCAATTGTAGTCGCGGTTTCTATACTATATACGTTGCTTGGCGGTTTGAAAGCGGTTATTTGGACGGATGCAATCCAAATGGTGGTTCTATTCGGTGGGTTACTTGTGATTTTTATCATAGTCATTATGAAATTAGATATTGGATTTTTTGAAGGAATCAATGTGGCGAAAGATGCGGGGAAATTTAATCCACTGGACTTTTCTTTTGACTTACAATTGGAAAATGGATTTTGGGCAGCTTTAATTGGAGGTTCGTTCTTGTGGCTTAAATACTTCGCTACAGACCAAACACAAACTCAACGAATGATTGCAGCAAAATCCGTCCGTGAAGTGAAAAAGTCGATTGCCATCAGTGGTATTGTAATGAATACAATTTATTTCCTATTTATCGTACTCGGAATTCTATTATATATTTTCTATGATGGTAAACAATTCGAAAATGCTAATGATGTGATGATCACTTTCTTGGCTGGAAGTATTCCGATAGGCGTTTTAGGAATTATTATCGCTGCTGTATTTGCCGCAGCCATGTCCAGTATTGACTCTGTATTAAACTCGGTAACAACTGTATTTGTAAAAGATATCTATGAAAAATACTTTACCAAAGGAAAAGAAGCTTCACTGAGGGTTTCCAAAGTATTCACGTTCATATTTGGACTTCTGCTTATTGGATTTACACTTATGGCATTTGGAGACACAACTGCTTCAATCTTAGCAGTTATAGGAAGCTATTTGTCTTATTTTTCAGGCGCCATGATTGCTATGTTCGTATTGGCAATGTTCACGAAAAAAGCAGGAGATATTGGTGTCGCTATTGGCTTTGTCTTAGGGATCGCGCTCACGATTTTCTTTGGTAAATTAGAGATTGCCAACTGGTTATGGAACTATCCAGTCGGTTTTTTGTTAACTACAAGTATCGGATATGTGGCAAGTATGCTCATCAATGAAAAACATGCTGTAAATTACGATGAATTTACCTTTAAAGGTCAGAGAAACAAGCTGATTGCTGAAGGCAGAACAACAGATGAAGATGGTGTTTCGATTCTTCCGGGAACAATTGATAAATATGCATATATTCTTTTAGGATTCTTTGCTATACAGACACTGGTTCTAGTCGTTTTACAGTTCATATAA